Proteins encoded together in one Porites lutea chromosome 2, jaPorLute2.1, whole genome shotgun sequence window:
- the LOC140925709 gene encoding ADP-ribosylation factor-like protein 11 has product MGKGFSRFDKKEEDYCLEILMLGLNGSGKTTILNYLDGNSDEIPAPTITPSFSAGTNLSKGLDGLSISIWDFSGDERFRQEWSRFVREPQVLLFVVDSADTSRIKEVSQYLISILQHPKIEGIPVLILANKQDLPGALSLKELAERLSLAHYTANPCAFQRACSLTGKGLYEAIYKLADMDTKTSRPKRSFKELGPTLELGGFSPEVIKRLGAKSITVRHAQIQPLFFS; this is encoded by the coding sequence ATGGGGAAAGGATTTTCGCGGTTTGATAAAAAGGAAGAAGATTACTGTCTTGAAATCCTTATGCTGGGGTTAAATGGATCAGGAAAAACCACGATTTTAAACTACCTGGATGGAAATTCTGATGAAATCCCTGCGCCAACGATTACTCCATCATTTTCAGCTGGCACTAATTTGAGCAAAGGACTAGATGGACTCAGTATTTCGATTTGGGATTTTTCAGGCGATGAAAGATTTAGACAAGAGTGGAGTCGTTTTGTTCGGGAGCCTCAGGTGCTGCTTTTCGTTGTGGATAGTGCTGACACGTCAAGGATCAAGGAAGTAAGTCAGTATCTTATTAGCATTCTTCAACATCCCAAAATAGAGGGGATTCCTGTGTTGATTCTTGCCAACAAACAAGACCTTCCTGGAGCTCTCAGTCTAAAGGAGCTTGCCGAGAGGTTGTCGCTAGCACATTACACAGCAAACCCTTGCGCTTTCCAAAGAGCGTGTTCTTTGACCGGCAAGGGCCTTTACGAAGCAATTTACAAGCTGGCCGATATGGATACCAAAACTTCGCGGCCGAAGCGCAGTTTTAAAGAGTTGGGGCCTACGCTGGAACTGGGAGGATTTTCACCGGAGGTAATTAAAAGACTTGGTGCTAAGTCCATCACTGTTCGTCATGCGCAAATACAACctctgtttttttcttga
- the LOC140925710 gene encoding ADP-ribosylation factor-like protein 11, with the protein MGKSCSRFDKKEEDYCLEILMLGLNGSGKTTILNYLDGNSDEIPAPTITPSFSAGTNLSKGLDGLSISIWDFSGDERFRQEWSRFVREPQVLLFVVDSADTSRIKEVSQYLISILQHPKIEGIPVLILANKQDLPGALSLKELAERLSLAHYTANPCAFQRACSLTGKGLYEAIYKLADMDTKTSRLKRSSKELGPTLELGGFSPEVIKRLGSKSITVRYAQIQPLFFS; encoded by the coding sequence ATGGGAAAATCATGTTCGCGGTTtgataaaaaagaagaagattACTGTCTCGAAATCCTTATGCTGGGGTTAAATGGATCAGGAAAAACCACGATTTTAAACTACCTGGATGGAAATTCTGATGAAATCCCTGCGCCAACGATTACTCCATCATTTTCAGCTGGCACTAATTTGAGCAAAGGACTAGATGGACTCAGTATTTCGATTTGGGATTTTTCAGGCGATGAAAGATTTAGACAAGAGTGGAGTCGTTTTGTTCGGGAGCCTCAGGTGCTGCTTTTCGTTGTGGATAGTGCTGACACGTCAAGGATCAAGGAAGTAAGTCAGTATCTTATTAGCATTCTTCAACATCCCAAAATAGAGGGGATTCCTGTGTTGATTCTTGCCAACAAACAAGATCTTCCTGGAGCCCTCAGTCTAAAGGAGCTTGCCGAGAGGTTGTCGCTAGCACATTACACAGCAAACCCTTGCGCTTTCCAAAGAGCGTGTTCTTTGACCGGCAAGGGCCTTTACGAAGCAATTTACAAGCTGGCCGATATGGATACGAAAACTTCGCGGTTGAAGCGCAGTTCAAAGGAGTTGGGACCTACTCTTGAACTGGGAGGATTTTCGCCGGAGGTAATTAAAAGACTTGGTTCTAAGTCCATCACTGTTCGTTATGCACAAATACAACctctgtttttttcttga